One stretch of Balneolaceae bacterium DNA includes these proteins:
- a CDS encoding curli assembly protein CsgF, with translation MKPTTLLSLMVAAGLLLMSSPRQATGQDLVYTPMNPAFGGSPYNYSWLMNSANSQNKYTADGGFGQQDPLQNFGQSLQRQILSQLTRQIVEDRFGNLNLNQQNSFEFGEFNIEVSPGPQGITITLFNTGSGEQTTITIPNNF, from the coding sequence ATGAAACCTACGACACTGCTCAGTTTGATGGTCGCCGCAGGACTCCTGCTCATGAGTTCTCCACGGCAGGCCACAGGCCAGGACCTGGTCTATACACCGATGAACCCGGCCTTCGGGGGAAGTCCCTACAACTACTCCTGGCTGATGAACTCTGCAAACTCCCAAAACAAGTATACTGCGGATGGCGGCTTCGGACAGCAGGACCCCCTGCAGAATTTCGGCCAGTCCCTGCAACGGCAGATCCTCTCCCAGCTGACGAGGCAGATCGTGGAGGACCGCTTCGGCAATCTCAACCTGAATCAGCAGAACTCCTTCGAGTTCGGTGAATTCAACATCGAGGTTTCCCCGGGTCCGCAGGGCATAACCATCACCCTATTCAATACGGGTAGCGGCGAACAGACCACCATAACTATCCCCAATAACTTTTAG
- a CDS encoding CsgG/HfaB family protein — protein sequence MPDPQSKVVAAVYRFRDQTGQYKAKAQGASWSTAVTQGATSILIESMEDSGWFTPIEREGVSNLLNERQIIQQTRQQNGQPSNLPPLLYAGVILEGGIIGYDTNVITAGGGLRYLGTGGSGQYRKDQVTIYLRAVSTQTGRVMKTVHTTKSIISQELKSGAFRFVDTQRLLEAEAGFTYNEPPVMAVTEAIDEAVKTLVVEGVEDGLWSPSDTTAYNDYKQKYHNQKERERQAEADYFGLMEDHELRSGFDLTAQFTTGSHIGSYPSPYTRIGGGLQAEQFLSSRYSLGLNLQRSSIGARNAFSEPFSSADLMLNTYLLPTRKFSPYLGVGGGVLAYDDTPDFADRQFYPAVSATAGIDYRISRSVGVQLGFNYRYLMQDGVDGVTLGTINDQQWNITAGISINPDIF from the coding sequence ATGCCCGATCCTCAAAGCAAGGTAGTGGCCGCCGTGTATCGCTTCCGCGACCAGACCGGCCAGTACAAGGCCAAAGCCCAGGGTGCCAGCTGGTCTACCGCTGTCACCCAGGGGGCCACCTCCATCCTGATCGAATCGATGGAGGATTCCGGCTGGTTTACGCCCATTGAACGGGAAGGGGTTTCCAATCTGCTGAACGAACGACAGATCATCCAGCAGACCCGCCAGCAGAACGGGCAGCCGAGCAATCTTCCGCCCCTGCTCTACGCCGGCGTGATTCTGGAAGGCGGCATCATCGGCTACGACACCAACGTAATTACGGCCGGGGGCGGCCTGCGATACCTGGGCACGGGGGGATCGGGGCAGTACCGCAAGGACCAGGTGACCATCTACCTGCGCGCAGTTTCCACTCAGACCGGCCGCGTCATGAAAACGGTCCACACCACCAAGTCCATAATCTCACAAGAGCTTAAAAGCGGTGCCTTCCGCTTCGTGGATACCCAGAGGCTGCTGGAAGCCGAGGCCGGATTTACCTACAACGAACCGCCCGTGATGGCGGTGACCGAAGCCATCGACGAGGCCGTGAAGACCCTGGTGGTAGAAGGAGTGGAAGACGGCCTTTGGAGCCCAAGCGACACGACCGCCTACAACGATTACAAGCAGAAATACCACAATCAAAAAGAGAGGGAGCGGCAAGCCGAAGCAGACTACTTCGGACTCATGGAAGACCACGAGTTGAGAAGCGGTTTCGATCTGACGGCGCAGTTTACCACCGGCAGCCATATAGGCAGCTATCCTTCACCCTATACACGCATAGGTGGCGGGCTGCAGGCCGAACAGTTTCTGAGCTCCCGCTACTCGCTGGGGCTGAACCTGCAGCGTTCCAGCATCGGAGCCCGAAACGCATTTTCGGAACCTTTTTCCAGCGCTGACTTGATGTTGAACACCTATCTGCTGCCCACCCGGAAATTTTCGCCCTACCTGGGCGTGGGAGGCGGTGTGCTGGCCTACGATGACACGCCCGACTTTGCCGACCGTCAGTTCTATCCGGCGGTCAGTGCGACGGCAGGCATCGACTATCGGATCTCCCGCAGCGTCGGGGTTCAGCTTGGCTTCAACTACCGCTACCTGATGCAGGACGGGGTGGACGGAGTTACCCTAGGAACGATTAACGATCAGCAATGGAATATCACAGCCGGCATCAGCATCAATCCCGACATCTTTTAA
- a CDS encoding CsgE family curli-type amyloid fiber assembly protein: protein MFLLSGGSVQAQHNNAPADTTLHATVTNDTLPSYFLSHGYFNQLITPGDSLGYNVASSQQRMTATSQGRLYGTRERGIADSTDRAMLNKLRKAFGTLMESKPDSAAAASDTVRADTSGLRNQTDPNGLNLGGMILDETITRIGSNFYSIFYQNWEDPSGVGNFMITVGEQPIPSLGSIVTIEIDDRLVYRQRLQPRYYQAKRQAEQAVQICRRALQAIKANQNQITGYQP from the coding sequence TTGTTTCTCCTGTCCGGCGGATCGGTCCAAGCGCAGCATAACAACGCGCCAGCCGATACCACCTTACATGCGACTGTCACCAACGACACCCTTCCCTCCTATTTCCTCTCCCACGGTTACTTCAACCAGCTTATCACACCGGGTGACTCCCTCGGCTATAACGTGGCGTCATCCCAACAGCGCATGACCGCAACCTCGCAAGGCAGGCTGTATGGCACCAGGGAGCGCGGTATTGCCGACAGCACCGACCGGGCCATGCTCAACAAGCTGAGAAAAGCCTTCGGTACACTGATGGAAAGCAAGCCTGACAGCGCCGCTGCAGCTTCCGACACCGTACGTGCCGACACATCCGGACTCCGCAACCAGACTGATCCGAATGGCCTCAATCTGGGGGGCATGATCCTAGACGAGACCATCACGCGAATAGGCAGCAATTTCTACTCCATTTTTTACCAGAACTGGGAGGATCCCTCTGGTGTGGGCAATTTCATGATCACCGTTGGCGAGCAGCCCATACCCAGCCTGGGATCCATTGTGACGATCGAAATTGACGACCGTCTGGTGTACCGGCAACGCCTTCAGCCGCGCTACTACCAGGCCAAGCGGCAGGCCGAGCAGGCCGTGCAGATCTGCCGGAGGGCGCTGCAGGCCATTAAGGCCAACCAGAACCAGATAACCGGATATCAACCTTAA